A DNA window from Armatimonadota bacterium contains the following coding sequences:
- a CDS encoding branched-chain amino acid ABC transporter permease: MAAGAVRRPVVRRWSFVDAFLWAFRLAVILVVVWGTVGTLRLGRYTGEQWVDFVVFGLAQGGIYALIALGYTMVYGILRMINFAHGEVFMSGAYTAYFVAASLSASGFLNRHPLLSLLLLVGVAAAVSMGVAVLVERVAYRPLRRAPRLVPLITAIGASFFLQYAFRGLYGSGFKAYPEFELFKGEWQVLGIGILRTQAVVLASAAVLMFALYQFVMRTKVGKAMRAVSEDKDTAALMGIDVDRVIVLTFAVGGAAAGAAGILYALVFKQVHFFMGFVPGIKAFTAAVLGGIGNIPGAMLGGLFLGVVESVGPALFLDGLGIPAPYQLKDVIAFTMLVMVLIFRPQGILGERLAAKRA; the protein is encoded by the coding sequence GTGGCGGCGGGCGCGGTACGACGCCCGGTGGTACGGCGGTGGAGCTTCGTGGACGCCTTCCTGTGGGCGTTCCGCCTGGCCGTCATCCTGGTGGTGGTGTGGGGGACCGTGGGGACTCTCCGCCTGGGGCGGTACACGGGCGAGCAGTGGGTGGACTTCGTGGTGTTCGGCCTGGCGCAGGGAGGGATCTACGCCCTCATCGCCCTGGGCTACACCATGGTGTACGGCATCCTGCGCATGATCAACTTCGCCCACGGGGAGGTGTTCATGAGCGGGGCCTACACCGCGTACTTCGTGGCTGCCTCCCTCTCGGCCTCGGGCTTCCTGAACCGGCACCCCCTCCTGAGCCTGCTACTCCTGGTGGGGGTGGCCGCCGCGGTGTCCATGGGGGTGGCGGTGCTAGTGGAGCGGGTGGCCTACCGGCCTCTCCGGCGGGCTCCCCGCCTGGTGCCCCTCATCACCGCCATCGGGGCCTCCTTCTTCCTCCAGTACGCCTTCCGCGGCCTCTATGGATCCGGGTTCAAGGCGTACCCCGAGTTCGAGCTCTTTAAGGGCGAGTGGCAGGTGCTGGGGATCGGGATCCTGCGCACCCAGGCGGTGGTGCTGGCCAGCGCCGCGGTGCTGATGTTCGCCCTGTACCAGTTCGTCATGCGGACGAAGGTGGGCAAGGCGATGCGCGCGGTGTCCGAGGACAAGGACACTGCAGCCCTGATGGGCATCGACGTGGACCGCGTCATCGTGCTCACCTTCGCCGTCGGGGGTGCCGCCGCGGGCGCCGCGGGCATCCTGTACGCCCTGGTATTCAAGCAGGTGCACTTCTTCATGGGATTTGTACCCGGGATCAAGGCCTTCACCGCGGCGGTGCTGGGGGGCATCGGCAACATCCCCGGCGCCATGCTGGGAGGGCTGTTCCTGGGAGTGGTGGAGTCCGTGGGACCCGCCCTGTTCCTGGACGGGTTAGGGATCCCTGCCCCCTACCAGCTCAAGGACGTCATCGCCTTCACCATGCTGGTCATGGTGCTCATCTTCCGGCCGCAGGGCATCCTCGGGGAGCGGCTGGCGGCCAAGAGGGCGTAG
- a CDS encoding branched-chain amino acid ABC transporter permease, producing the protein MWRVGLVFGAVAWFVSLAGLVEALHARWVVDSWLSAGQVLLLAILLASGWVAGRHSRGTLSVRVGAGLAAGAVAGFCVGLLVWLRSQVDLRGMFVNASPVLFQLLSGGHPPPVAWPGAVVAGGLLGLVGSAASCAPSAVVRPPLVGAAAAVGLALFQDLVMLILQPEGLASIRDWLFVAGGGPTAQGVVVLSVASAFLAAARPALRARVRRPRALSTRVTRVIWSLVGLALLAALPLAGGPFVAQVLVIVGLYTLMGLGLNLEVGLAGLLDLGFVAFFAIGAYTVGLLTSVGEHGIAHWSFWAAVPVAVAVSLIAGVILGIPVLGIRGDYLAIATLGFGEIVRLLVLSDALRPWLGGSQGILAIPKPVLAGFELSGPQHLYYLTVLASAVVAYVAWRLQDSRLGRAWMAIREDEDVAEALGINLVSVKLLAYGLGAAFAGVGGAIFAVMVGSVFPHSFQLLISIQVLALIIVGGMGSIPGVIVGSVVLIGLPELLREFGEFRFLVYGIALVAMMLLRPEGLLPAAAQRRELRALEEEPLGVARAPAEALTEGGS; encoded by the coding sequence GTGTGGCGGGTGGGGCTGGTGTTCGGAGCCGTGGCGTGGTTCGTAAGCCTCGCGGGCCTGGTGGAGGCCCTGCACGCCCGGTGGGTGGTGGACAGCTGGCTGTCCGCCGGGCAGGTGCTTTTGTTGGCCATCCTGCTGGCCAGCGGGTGGGTGGCGGGCCGGCACTCCCGGGGGACCCTCTCGGTCCGGGTTGGGGCCGGACTGGCGGCGGGAGCGGTGGCGGGGTTCTGCGTGGGCCTGCTGGTGTGGCTGCGTTCCCAGGTGGACCTGCGCGGCATGTTCGTCAACGCCTCGCCGGTCCTGTTCCAACTGCTCTCCGGGGGCCATCCACCCCCCGTGGCCTGGCCAGGAGCGGTGGTCGCAGGGGGACTGCTGGGCTTGGTGGGATCGGCGGCTTCTTGCGCACCCTCCGCAGTGGTCCGGCCACCCCTCGTGGGCGCCGCGGCGGCTGTGGGCCTCGCGCTCTTCCAGGACCTGGTGATGCTGATCCTGCAGCCGGAGGGCCTCGCCTCCATCCGGGACTGGCTGTTCGTAGCGGGGGGAGGACCTACGGCGCAAGGGGTGGTGGTGCTGTCCGTGGCCTCCGCCTTCCTGGCCGCCGCGCGACCAGCCCTGCGGGCGCGCGTCCGGCGTCCGCGTGCCCTTTCCACCAGGGTAACACGGGTCATATGGAGCCTCGTGGGGCTGGCCCTGCTGGCGGCCCTCCCCCTTGCCGGAGGTCCGTTCGTGGCACAGGTGTTGGTGATCGTTGGCCTGTACACCCTCATGGGACTGGGGCTGAACCTGGAGGTGGGGTTGGCAGGACTGCTGGACCTGGGGTTCGTGGCCTTCTTCGCCATCGGTGCGTACACCGTGGGGCTGCTGACCTCGGTGGGGGAGCACGGGATTGCGCACTGGTCCTTCTGGGCCGCGGTGCCCGTGGCGGTGGCGGTCTCGCTGATCGCGGGGGTCATCCTGGGGATCCCGGTGCTGGGGATCCGGGGGGACTACCTCGCCATCGCTACCCTGGGCTTCGGGGAGATCGTACGGTTGTTGGTCCTCTCGGACGCCCTGCGCCCCTGGCTCGGTGGATCCCAGGGGATCCTGGCGATCCCCAAGCCCGTGCTGGCCGGCTTCGAGCTCTCTGGACCGCAGCACCTATACTACCTGACGGTGCTGGCCTCCGCGGTGGTGGCGTACGTGGCGTGGCGGCTGCAGGACTCGCGGCTCGGCCGCGCGTGGATGGCCATCCGGGAGGACGAGGATGTGGCCGAGGCCCTGGGGATCAATCTGGTGAGCGTCAAACTCCTGGCGTACGGCCTGGGCGCGGCCTTTGCGGGCGTGGGGGGAGCCATCTTTGCGGTCATGGTGGGCTCGGTGTTCCCCCACAGCTTCCAGCTGCTGATCTCCATCCAGGTGCTGGCCCTCATCATCGTGGGGGGGATGGGTAGCATTCCCGGGGTGATCGTGGGCTCTGTGGTGCTCATCGGGCTTCCGGAGCTCCTGCGGGAGTTCGGGGAGTTCCGGTTCCTGGTGTATGGAATAGCCTTGGTGGCCATGATGCTGCTGCGCCCTGAAGGACTGCTGCCCGCGGCCGCCCAGCGGCGGGAGCTGCGCGCCCTGGAAGAGGAGCCCCTAGGTGTGGCCCGTGCCCCGGCGGAGGCCCTGACGGAGGGGGGATCGTAG